One window of the Eucalyptus grandis isolate ANBG69807.140 chromosome 8, ASM1654582v1, whole genome shotgun sequence genome contains the following:
- the LOC104444236 gene encoding uncharacterized protein LOC104444236: MDPSAGDAASPPPHRGARGESGNLSVLLRLFLALLFPVVFFFSSSFVIGVVALLVSNFSIPSPMSLPAQCKIVSSSVDIRSSKVCELGLLNYNAKIVFSSSEKRKFRCHYDYYWASVFKVEYKDHLSGQTQLALAEAPNEALPADCRPGFGVAWLTKDKFKVNNTYDCWYASSNSKVSIYHDDFFSCQAKDPSAMEMMRRYYILFLEIFKSWVTGKIRAKYWKWETIVGVVTGFSTSLISMSFIRLFQQIKSRHRSHPTRNLPCTVSANRLKRACLFVAYVSFTGWLALQYGKRLGLPLIYIYR; encoded by the exons ATGGATCCCTCCGCCGGCGACgcggcctcgccgccgcctcATCGCGGGGCGAGGGGCGAGAGCGGGAATCTCTCCGTACTGCTCCGATTGTTCCTGGCTCTCCTTTTccccgtcgtcttcttcttctcctcgtcGTTCGTGATCGGCGTCGTCGCCCTCCTCGTCAGTAACTTCTCGATCCCCAGCCCTATGTCGCTGCCTGCTCAGTGCAAAATCGTCTCCAGCA GTGTGGATATAAGGTCGTCTAAAGTTTGCGAGCTTGGGCTGTTGAATTATAACGCCAAGATTGTCTTCAGCTCGTCCGAGAAAAGGAAATTCCGGTGCCATTATGATTACTATTGGGCTTCAGTATTTAAG GTAGAATATAAGGATCATTTATCAGGTCAGACTCAATTAGCACTTGCAGAGGCCCCAAACGAGGCCCTTCCTGCTGATTGCAGACCTGGTTTTGGGGTTGCTTGGTTGACCAAAGATAAATTTAAG GTGAATAATACTTATGACTGCTGGTATGCATCTAGCAATTCCAAAGTAAGCATCTATCATGATGACTTCTTCAGTTGTCAAGCCAAAGATCCATCTGCAATGGAGATGATGAGGAGATACTATATATT GTTCTTGGAGATTTTCAAATCCTGGGTAACTGGCAAGATCAGGGCTAAATATTGGAAATGGGAAACCATTGTTGGGGTGGTTACTGGTTTCTCAACCTCCTTAATATCAATGAGTTTTATCAGACTTTTTCAACAGATCAAATCTCGGCATCGGTCGCATCCAACCAGGAACCTGCCTTGCACAGTTAGTGCAAACCGATTAAAGCGTGCTTGTTTGTTTGTGGCATATGTATCTTTTACTGGTTGGCTTGCTTTACAATATGGAAAAAGGCTGGGCCTTCCCCTCATTTATATTTATAGGTAG
- the LOC104444237 gene encoding probable methyltransferase PMT20, translating to MMKHKDGKPGSLQDKRTRVLPMTILLIALCGLSFYLGGIFCAEKNKFEVKNVKDIAKAVPSPKESTVAPLQMKFVTFPECSSDYQDYTPCTDPKRWRKYGMHRLTFMERHCPAVFERKECLVPPPEGYKPPIRWPKSRDECWYRNVPYDWINKQKSNQNWLRKQGEKFLFPGGGTMFPKGVSAYVDLMQDLIPGMKDGTVRTAIDTGCGVASWGGDLLDHGILTVSLAPRDNHEAQVQFALERGIPAILGIISTQRLPFPSNSFDMAHCSRCLIPWTEFGGLYLLEINRILRPGGFWVLSGPPVNYQNRWRGWNTTVQEQKSDYDRLQKLLTSMCFKLYNKKDDIAVWQKTSNSSCYNRLAKPDAYPPKCDDSLELDSAWYTPLRPCVVVPDPKLKKISLKSIPKWPERLHVAPERMSEIHGGSASAFKHDDSKWKVRAKHYKKVLPALGTDKIRNVMDMNTVYGGFAAALIDDPLWVMNVVSSYGANTLAIVYDRGLIGTYHDWCEAFSTYPRTYDLLHLDGLFTAESHRCDMKFVLLEMDRILRPNGYVIMRESSYFIEAIATIAKGMRWGCRKEDTEYGIEKEKLLVCQKKLWYSSSKSSRQKSE from the exons ATGATGAAGCATAAGGATGGAAAACCAGGGTCCCTACAAGACAAGCGAACTAGAGTTCTTCCAATGACAATTTTGCTCATTGCCTTATGTGGCTTGTCATTTTATCTGGGAGGTATTTTCTGTGCTGAGAAGAACAAATTCGAGGTAAAGAATGTCAAGGACATTGCTAAGGCCGTCCCTTCTCCTAAAGAATCGACAGTTGCTCCACTTCAGATGAAGTTTGTCACGTTCCCTGAGTGTAGCTCAGACTACCAAGACTACACTCCCTGCACAGATCCTAAG AGGTGGAGGAAGTATGGCATGCATCGTCTGACTTTCATGGAGCGCCATTGCCCAGCGGTTTTTGAGAGAAAGGAATGCTTGGTCCCGCCACCGGAAGGGTACAAGCCGCCAATCAGATGGCCAAAGAGCAGGGATGAATGTTGGTACAG GAATGTGCCATATGATTGGATCAACAAGCAGAAATCAAACCAGAACTGGCTGAGAAAGCAAGGAGAGAAGTTTCTTTTTCCTGGTGGCGGTACGATGTTTCCCAAGGGTGTGAGTGCATATGTTGATTTGATGCAAGATCTGATCCCCGGTATGAAAGATGGCACAGTTCGAACAGCCATTGACACGGGTTGTGGG GTTGCGAGCTGGGGAGGCGATTTGTTGGATCATGGGATATTAACTGTTTCTCTTGCCCCTCGAGATAATCATGAAGCTCAAGTCCAATTTGCCTTGGAACGGGGGATTCCAGCAATACTAGGCATCATCTCCACGCAACGGCTACCTTTCCCGTCGAACTCATTTGATATGGCCCACTGCTCAAGATGCCTTATCCCATGGACTGAATTTG GTGGATTATACCTCCTAGAAATCAACCGGATACTGCGGCCCGGAGGTTTCTGGGTCCTCTCAGGACCACCAGTCAACTACCAAAACCGCTGGCGTGGATGGAACACTACCGTGCAGGAACAGAAGTCAGATTATGACAGACTGCAGAAGCTGCTCACCTCAATGTGCTTCAAGCTGTATAACAAGAAGGATGACATCGCCGTGTGGCAGAAAACCTCAAACAGCAGTTGCTACAACCGCCTCGCGAAACCTGATGCCTACCCACCCAAATGCGATGACAGCCTTGAGCTGGACTCTGCTTGGTATACTCCGCTCCGTCCTTGCGTGGTTGTTCCGGATCCGAAGCTCAAGAAGATCAGTCTCAAATCCATCCCCAAGTGGCCTGAGCGACTGCACGTCGCACCTGAGCGCATGTCAGAAATACACGGAGGAAGCGCGAGTGCTTTCAAGCACGATGATAGTAAGTGGAAGGTGCGGGCAAAGCACTACAAGAAAGTACTACCTGCACTTGGGActgataaaataagaaatgtcaTGGATATGAACACTGTCTATGGAGGTTTTGCAGCTGCTCTGATTGATGATCCATTATGGGTTATGAACGTTGTCTCGTCCTATGGTGCCAATACTCTTGCCATCGTTTATGATCGCGGGCTTATTGGAACATACCATGACTG GTGTGAGGCGTTTTCAACATATCCTCGAACATACGACCTTCTTCACCTCGATGGTCTCTTCACTGCTGAGAGCCACAG GTGTGATATGAAATTCGTTCTCTTGGAGATGGACCGAATCCTCCGTCCCAATGGGTATGTGATCATGCGGGAGTCTAGCTACTTCATCGAAGCGATCGCGACCATCGCAAAGGGGATGAGATGGGGGTGCCGCAAAGAAGACACTGAGTACGGCATTGAGAAAGAGAAACTGTTGGTCTGCCAAAAAAAGCTTTGGTACTCGTCGAGCAAGAGCTCACGGCAAAAAAGCGAGTAA
- the LOC104444238 gene encoding cyclin-dependent kinase F-4, protein MERYELLKEVGDGTFGNVWRAINKHTGEVVAIKKMKRKYYSREECVNLREVKSLQKMNHPSIVKLKELIWENNILYFVFEYMECNLYHLMKDREKLFSEAEIRNWFFQVFQGLAYMHHHGYFHRDLKPENLLKTKDTVKIADFGLAREINSDPPYTEYVSTRWYRAPEVLLQSHLYGSKVDMWAMGAIMAEMFTLRPLFPGISEADEVFKICGVIGSPTWESWADGLHLARSINYQFPQFPGVNLSRMIPSASADAINLIRSLCSWNPFQRPGAAEALQHPFFQSCYYIPPALRSRLTANRTPPPVGTRVSLQVQNGRRYPGMSDNRKLGVNNSSPRAVALKPGAQRKLNMVNQDSNKVAPYSNSSVKQPRFRPSGNNSPTSVIKGPMSREVADISEKLADMSFGPRKGPEMQQLLPLKAGGWRDEPVHAYYGQRHGQWIQPGRGYNRKVAG, encoded by the exons ATGGAGAG GTACGAATTACTTAAAGAAGTAGGTGATGGAACATTTGGGAACGTTTGGCGAGCTATTAATAAGCATACTGGAGAAGTT GTtgcaataaagaaaatgaagaggaaatACTATTCTCGGGAGGAGTGCGTGAACCTGAGAGAAGTGAAG TcattgcaaaaaatgaatcatccTAGTATTGTGAAGCTTAAAGAACTCATCTGGGAAAATAATATCCTGTATTTTGTGTTTGAGTACATG GAATGCAACCTCTACCATCTCATGAAGGACAGAGAGAAGCTCTTCTCAGAGGCTGAAATAAGAAATTGGTTCTTTCAAGTGTTTCAAGGTCTTGCTTATATGCATCATCATGGGTACTTCCACCGTGATTTGAAGCCAG AGAACCTTTTGAAAACCAAAGACACGGTGAAAATTGCTGATTTTGGTCTTGCTCGTGAGATAAATTCAGATCCACCATACACTGAATATGTCTCAACACGCTG GTACCGAGCACCAGAAGTGCTGCTTCAGTCACACTTGTATGGTTCTAAAGTTG ATATGTGGGCTATGGGTGCTATTATGGCTGAAATGTTCACACTACGGCCACTCTTCCCTGGCATCAG TGAAGCGGATgaagttttcaaaatatgtgGTGTAATAGGAAGTCCTACTTGGGAGTCATGGGCCGACGGTCTTCATCTTGCCAGGTCCATTAATTATCAATTTCCACAG TTTCCTGGTGTGAATTTGTCCAGAATGATACCATCTGCCAGTGCGGATGCAATCAATCTCATTAGG TCCCTCTGTTCATGGAATCCATTCCAGAGGCCCGGAGCAGCTGAGGCCCTTCAACATCCTTTCTTTCAG AGTTGCTACTACATTCCTCCTGCCCTCCGATCGAGATTAACTGCCAATAGGACGCCTCCACCTG TGGGAACGAGAGTTTCTTTGCAGGTGCAAAATGGCAGAAGGTATCCTGGGATGTCGGATAATCGAAAGCTTGGTGTCAACAATTCATCACCAAGAGCAGTGGCTCTGAAGCCAG GAGCTCAGCGGAAGCTTAATATGGTAAACCAG GATTCAAACAAGGTTGCGCCATATTCAAATTCCTCTGTCAAACAGCCAAGATTTCGACCATCAGGAAACAACAGCCCAA CTTCTGTGATAAAGGGTCCAATGTCCAGAGAAGTGGCTGATATAAGTGAGAAGTTGGCAGATATGAGCTTTGGTCCTCGCAAAGGTCCGGAGATGCAGCAATTGCTACCTCTGAAGGCTGGTGGATGGCGTGATGAACCGGTGCATGCATATTATGGACAACGCCATGGACAGTGGATTCAACCTGGCCGAGGCTATAACCGTAAAGTAGCGGGATGA